In the genome of Xanthomonas translucens pv. cerealis, one region contains:
- the pgeF gene encoding peptidoglycan editing factor PgeF, which produces MTDFALAADWPASPRVGALTTLRYGAGASLPPFDRFNLGNRSAADGDDPATVQRNRDALAARLALPSPPHWLRQVHGVQVLRFEQPPAAVGIDAEPTADAAVTAVPGVVLAILTADCLPVVFAARDGSEVGAAHAGWQGLAGGVLEASVAALRTPPAQLQAWLGPAAGPQAYEIGENVRDAFLGHDPAAASAFVATRPGHWRVDLYVLARQRLAAAGIDPAQVHGGGLCTISDAQRFFSYRRDRRSGRMATLAWIAD; this is translated from the coding sequence ATGACCGACTTCGCCCTTGCCGCCGATTGGCCTGCATCGCCGCGGGTAGGCGCGCTGACCACACTGCGCTACGGCGCAGGCGCCTCGCTGCCGCCGTTCGACCGCTTCAACCTGGGCAACCGCAGCGCCGCCGACGGCGACGATCCGGCCACGGTGCAGCGCAACCGCGACGCACTGGCCGCGCGCCTGGCGCTGCCGTCGCCGCCGCACTGGCTGCGGCAGGTGCACGGGGTGCAGGTGCTGCGCTTCGAGCAGCCGCCGGCTGCGGTCGGCATCGACGCCGAGCCGACCGCCGATGCCGCGGTCACCGCGGTGCCCGGGGTGGTGCTGGCGATCCTGACTGCCGACTGCCTGCCGGTGGTGTTCGCCGCCCGCGACGGCAGCGAGGTCGGCGCCGCGCATGCCGGCTGGCAGGGCCTGGCCGGCGGCGTGCTGGAAGCCAGCGTCGCCGCGCTGCGCACGCCGCCGGCGCAGTTGCAGGCCTGGCTGGGGCCGGCCGCGGGGCCGCAGGCGTACGAGATCGGCGAGAACGTGCGCGATGCTTTCCTCGGCCACGATCCGGCCGCGGCCAGCGCTTTCGTGGCGACCCGCCCCGGACACTGGCGGGTGGACCTGTATGTGTTGGCACGACAGCGCCTGGCCGCGGCGGGGATCGACCCGGCGCAGGTGCACGGCGGCGGCCTGTGTACGATCTCCGATGCGCAGCGCTTCTTTTCCTATCGCCGCGACCGCCGCAGCGGGCGCATGGCGACGCTTGCGTGGATCGCGGACTGA
- a CDS encoding ABC transporter permease/substrate-binding protein: protein MRRRAAALIVLAALCALLASTAMAAPAKVVVGSKNFTEAVVLGEIAAGAGRRAGVDVEHRRQLGGTRILWRALQQGSIDAYAEYTGTLATELLQLPDADDAALRRTLAQRGLAMSAPLGFDNTYAFGMRRQRAQALGIARVSDLAAHPSLKLGLSNEFVSRADGWPGVRAAYRLPQTPTGLDHDLAYRALDSGAIDITDLYSTDAEIPAHDLLVLQDDRHYFPRYAAVFLYRNDLAQRAPQFVQALQDLGGRIDAATMQRLNADAELHKRAESAIAAQWLGIAAPAQDSRLARLLQRTREHLALVGLSLGLALLVALPLGIVAAYRPRLGQVLLSLTGVLQTLPSLAVFVFMIPLFGIGAKPAIAALFLYSLLPIVRNTHAGLTNIARELRETAAAIGLPPGTRLWRIELPLALRTILAGIKTAAVINVGTATLGALIGAGGYGQPILTGIRLDDIGLILEGAVPAAVLALLVQALFEGLERWLTPRGLRLAARR, encoded by the coding sequence ATGCGCCGCCGCGCGGCGGCGCTGATCGTGCTCGCGGCGCTGTGCGCCCTGCTCGCCAGCACGGCGATGGCGGCGCCGGCCAAGGTGGTGGTCGGGTCGAAGAACTTCACCGAGGCGGTGGTGCTCGGCGAGATCGCCGCCGGCGCCGGGCGCCGGGCCGGCGTGGACGTCGAACACCGGCGCCAGCTCGGCGGCACCCGCATCCTGTGGCGCGCGCTGCAGCAGGGCTCGATCGACGCCTATGCCGAATACACCGGCACCCTGGCTACGGAACTGCTGCAGTTGCCCGACGCCGACGATGCCGCGCTGCGCCGCACCCTGGCGCAGCGCGGCCTGGCGATGAGCGCGCCGCTGGGCTTCGACAACACCTATGCGTTCGGCATGCGCCGGCAGCGCGCGCAGGCGCTGGGCATCGCCCGTGTCTCCGACCTGGCCGCGCATCCGTCGCTCAAGCTCGGGCTCAGCAACGAGTTCGTATCGCGCGCCGACGGTTGGCCCGGGGTGCGCGCGGCCTACCGACTGCCGCAGACCCCGACCGGGCTGGACCACGACCTGGCCTATCGCGCGCTGGACAGCGGCGCGATCGACATCACCGACCTGTACAGCACCGACGCCGAGATCCCCGCGCACGACCTGCTGGTGCTGCAGGACGACCGCCACTACTTTCCGCGCTACGCCGCGGTGTTCCTGTATCGCAACGACCTGGCGCAGCGCGCGCCGCAGTTCGTGCAGGCGCTGCAGGACCTGGGCGGACGCATCGACGCGGCGACCATGCAACGGCTCAACGCCGACGCGGAACTGCACAAACGCGCCGAAAGCGCGATCGCCGCGCAGTGGCTGGGCATCGCCGCACCGGCGCAGGACAGCCGGCTGGCGCGCCTGCTGCAACGCACCCGCGAACACCTGGCACTGGTTGGCCTGTCGCTGGGCCTGGCGCTGCTGGTGGCGCTGCCGCTGGGCATCGTAGCGGCCTATCGGCCGCGGCTCGGCCAGGTGCTGCTGTCGCTGACCGGGGTGCTGCAGACGCTGCCGTCGCTGGCGGTGTTCGTGTTCATGATTCCGCTGTTCGGGATCGGCGCCAAGCCGGCGATCGCCGCGCTGTTCCTGTACAGCCTGCTGCCGATCGTGCGCAACACCCATGCCGGCCTGACCAACATTGCCCGCGAATTGCGCGAAACCGCGGCGGCGATCGGCCTGCCGCCGGGCACGCGGCTGTGGCGGATCGAACTGCCGCTGGCCTTGCGCACCATCCTGGCGGGGATCAAGACCGCGGCGGTGATCAACGTCGGCACCGCCACCTTGGGCGCGCTGATCGGCGCCGGCGGCTACGGCCAGCCGATCCTCACCGGCATCCGCCTGGACGACATCGGCCTGATCCTGGAAGGCGCGGTGCCGGCGGCGGTACTGGCGTTGCTGGTACAGGCGCTGTTCGAGGGCCTGGAGCGCTGGCTGACTCCGCGCGGCCTGCGCCTGGCGGCGCGTCGCTGA
- a CDS encoding outer membrane protein assembly factor BamD, with protein sequence MIRRSVPLSAHVRFIALMLVMVVVATGCHRQKNKNPEEGMPVDQLYQKAHTQMQTSNWAGAEGSFKRLIAQYPYGQYTEQAMIESAYAQYKAGKHDDAVSSIDRFIRTYPTHRNIAYMYYLRGLSNSNRDTVFLRRVWSLDPSRRDLSTPQQAYADFNIVAERYPNSRYAADARQRMIALRNVFAQHELDNALYYLRRNAWVSAAGRASYLLETYPQSAYQYDAVAVLADAYTHLGNKPLADDARRVLELNDPKHPWLTGHWPQYPWMIRKLNPFAGEKSASTGQSNSQMAN encoded by the coding sequence ATGATCCGACGCTCCGTCCCGCTCTCCGCGCACGTCCGTTTCATCGCCCTGATGCTGGTCATGGTCGTCGTGGCGACGGGTTGCCACCGCCAGAAGAACAAGAATCCCGAGGAAGGGATGCCGGTGGACCAGTTGTACCAGAAGGCGCACACGCAGATGCAGACCAGCAACTGGGCCGGCGCCGAGGGCAGCTTCAAGCGCCTGATCGCGCAGTACCCGTACGGCCAGTACACCGAGCAGGCGATGATCGAATCCGCCTACGCCCAGTACAAGGCCGGCAAGCACGACGACGCGGTGTCCAGCATCGACCGCTTCATCCGCACCTACCCGACCCACCGCAACATCGCCTACATGTACTACCTGCGCGGGCTGTCCAACTCCAACCGCGACACGGTGTTCCTGCGCCGGGTGTGGTCGCTGGACCCGAGCCGCCGCGACCTGTCCACGCCGCAGCAGGCCTACGCCGACTTCAACATCGTCGCCGAGCGCTATCCGAACAGCCGCTACGCCGCCGATGCACGCCAGCGCATGATCGCACTGCGCAACGTGTTCGCCCAGCACGAGCTGGACAACGCGCTGTACTACCTGCGCCGCAACGCCTGGGTGTCGGCCGCTGGCCGCGCCAGCTACCTGCTGGAAACCTATCCGCAGAGCGCCTACCAGTACGACGCGGTGGCGGTGCTGGCCGACGCCTACACCCACCTGGGCAACAAGCCGTTGGCCGACGATGCGCGCCGGGTGCTGGAACTCAACGACCCCAAGCATCCATGGCTGACCGGGCATTGGCCGCAGTACCCGTGGATGATCCGCAAGCTGAACCCGTTCGCCGGCGAGAAGTCCGCCTCCACCGGGCAGTCCAACTCGCAGATGGCGAACTAG
- the rluD gene encoding 23S rRNA pseudouridine(1911/1915/1917) synthase RluD has translation MPNTLPDTPEDAASDGPRQARVPDHAAGRRFDAVLAELFPEFSRSRLAEWIKSGDALLDGALARPRDALRGGEIASLHVVLETQTHALPEDIPLEVLYEDDQVIVLNKPAGLVVHPGAGNPTGTLVNALLYRDPSLASLPRAGIVHRLDKDTSGAMVVARTLPAHTSLVAQLSARDVHRQYLAVVAGPLVSGGTANAPIDRHPRDRLRMAVREDGRDAVTHYRLRERFRAHTALECRLETGRTHQIRVHMAHLKHPIIGDPLYGGALKLPKGATDELIAELRGFKRQALHAETLEFKHPLTGEPVRASAAVPADLQRLLAALRVDSRLAAEQARR, from the coding sequence ATGCCCAATACCCTCCCGGACACCCCCGAGGACGCTGCCTCCGACGGCCCGCGCCAGGCGCGTGTGCCCGACCACGCCGCCGGCCGCCGCTTCGACGCGGTGCTGGCCGAACTGTTTCCCGAATTCTCGCGCTCGCGCCTGGCCGAATGGATCAAGTCCGGCGACGCGCTGCTGGACGGCGCCCTTGCGCGGCCGCGCGACGCCCTGCGCGGCGGCGAGATCGCCAGCCTGCACGTGGTGCTGGAGACCCAGACCCACGCGCTGCCCGAGGACATCCCGCTGGAGGTGCTGTACGAGGACGACCAGGTCATCGTGCTGAACAAGCCGGCCGGGCTGGTGGTGCATCCGGGCGCCGGCAATCCCACGGGCACCCTGGTCAACGCACTGCTGTACCGCGACCCGTCGCTGGCGTCGCTGCCGCGGGCGGGCATCGTGCACCGGCTGGACAAGGACACCAGCGGCGCGATGGTAGTGGCGCGGACCCTGCCGGCGCACACCTCGCTGGTGGCGCAGCTGTCGGCGCGCGACGTGCACCGTCAGTACCTGGCGGTGGTGGCCGGGCCGCTGGTCTCCGGCGGCACTGCCAATGCGCCGATCGACCGCCACCCGCGCGACCGCCTGCGCATGGCGGTGCGCGAGGACGGCCGCGATGCGGTCACCCATTACCGGCTGCGCGAGCGGTTCCGCGCGCATACCGCGCTGGAGTGCCGCCTGGAGACCGGGCGCACCCACCAGATCCGCGTGCACATGGCGCACCTGAAGCACCCGATCATCGGCGATCCGCTGTACGGCGGCGCGCTGAAGCTGCCCAAGGGCGCTACCGATGAACTGATCGCCGAACTGCGCGGTTTCAAGCGCCAGGCGCTGCATGCCGAGACGCTGGAATTTAAGCATCCGCTGACTGGCGAGCCGGTGCGCGCCAGCGCGGCGGTGCCGGCCGACCTGCAACGGCTGCTGGCCGCGCTGCGCGTCGATTCGCGGCTGGCCGCCGAGCAGGCGCGGCGCTGA
- a CDS encoding aminotransferase class V-fold PLP-dependent enzyme produces MPTAPSTPSTAACNAPPMAPLDFLQAPHAFVLPEGVRYLDTASKGPRLASVLAAGQAALAQSIAPWTLSFDVWRAQIEQLRGLAAATLFEGDVDGVAMVPSAAYGLASAARQLPLAAGDAVLLLDGQFPSNLLLWQQRCAETGAQLAVVRREPQQDWTEAVLATLDAQPRVRIATLPNAYWRDGALLDLERIAARVHAAGAALVLDLSQSLGVLPARLAAWRPDFVVAVGHKWLLGPMGLAWLWASPHWRTHGVPIEHHWQARDPGADWNFPAAAPPPFRAGARRFDAGGVAEPLRLAMASAALQQLQHWQPARIAARLGELAAAFEDELQAQGVGDWTVPGHAPHLSALRPPASALHALLPWLQRAQVICTHRHGALRIAPYLQLTPEAMRGLAREMVAAARG; encoded by the coding sequence ATGCCAACCGCTCCGTCCACTCCGTCCACCGCGGCTTGCAACGCGCCGCCGATGGCGCCGCTCGACTTCCTGCAGGCGCCGCATGCCTTCGTCCTGCCCGAGGGCGTGCGGTATCTGGACACCGCCAGCAAAGGCCCGCGGCTGGCCAGCGTGCTTGCCGCTGGGCAGGCGGCATTGGCGCAGTCGATCGCGCCGTGGACACTGTCCTTCGACGTCTGGCGCGCGCAGATCGAACAGCTGCGCGGCCTGGCCGCCGCGACCCTGTTCGAGGGCGACGTGGACGGCGTGGCGATGGTGCCGTCGGCCGCCTACGGCCTGGCCAGCGCGGCGCGGCAATTGCCGCTGGCGGCCGGCGATGCGGTGCTGCTGCTCGATGGCCAGTTTCCGTCGAACCTGTTGCTGTGGCAGCAGCGCTGCGCCGAGACCGGCGCGCAGTTGGCGGTGGTGCGGCGCGAACCGCAACAGGACTGGACCGAGGCGGTGCTGGCGACGCTGGACGCGCAGCCGCGGGTGCGCATCGCGACCCTGCCCAATGCCTACTGGCGCGACGGCGCGCTGCTGGACCTGGAGCGCATCGCAGCGCGCGTGCATGCGGCGGGCGCGGCGCTGGTGCTGGACCTGAGCCAGAGCCTGGGCGTGCTGCCGGCGCGGCTGGCGGCGTGGCGGCCGGACTTCGTGGTGGCGGTCGGGCACAAATGGCTGCTCGGGCCGATGGGACTGGCCTGGCTGTGGGCCTCGCCGCACTGGCGCACGCACGGGGTGCCGATCGAGCACCACTGGCAGGCGCGCGATCCTGGCGCGGACTGGAACTTCCCGGCCGCAGCGCCGCCGCCGTTCCGCGCCGGCGCGCGCCGCTTCGATGCCGGTGGCGTGGCCGAACCGTTGCGGCTGGCGATGGCCAGCGCGGCGCTGCAGCAGCTGCAGCACTGGCAGCCGGCGCGGATCGCCGCGCGGCTGGGTGAACTTGCTGCGGCGTTCGAGGATGAGCTACAGGCGCAGGGTGTTGGCGATTGGACGGTGCCTGGGCATGCACCGCATCTGTCCGCGCTGCGTCCGCCGGCGTCTGCGCTGCACGCCTTGCTGCCGTGGCTGCAACGCGCGCAGGTGATCTGCACGCACCGCCACGGCGCGTTGCGCATCGCGCCGTACCTGCAGCTGACGCCGGAAGCGATGCGTGGGCTGGCGCGGGAGATGGTTGCTGCGGCGCGCGGGTGA
- the otsA gene encoding alpha,alpha-trehalose-phosphate synthase (UDP-forming) has product MSRLVVVSNRVALPGENRAGGLAVGLLAALKERGGVWFGWSGKTVRGDSGALHEQTQGDIRFVTMDLNRADLDAYYNGFANRTLWPLLHFRLDLVDYDRATREGYRRVNAMFAEKLAPLLREDDTVWIHDYHLIPLASLLRERGIGCKIGFFLHVPFPSADLIQALPDHARLFSGFYAYDLVGFQTQRDVDRFQAYVRLFGGGKVIKAGVLEAPGGRRFRAEKFPIGIDTELIAQQARAAVTKPAVRDLRSSLRDRQLAIGVDRLDYSKGLPERFLGFERYLERHPDQRGSLTYLQIAPVSRGDVAEYKQLRNQLEQIAGHINGGHAEPDWTPLRYVNRNFTHATLTGFYRAAQVGLVTPLRDGMNLVAKEYVAAQDPENPGVLVLSLLAGAADELKEALLVNPHDLDGVADAIATAASLPKAKRIERWQTMMEHLRKNDIGVWRQRYLQALERR; this is encoded by the coding sequence ATGAGCAGACTCGTCGTGGTATCCAACCGCGTGGCCTTGCCAGGCGAGAACCGCGCCGGCGGCCTGGCGGTTGGCTTGCTCGCCGCGTTGAAGGAACGCGGCGGGGTGTGGTTCGGCTGGAGCGGCAAGACCGTGCGCGGCGACAGTGGCGCGCTGCACGAACAGACCCAGGGCGACATCCGCTTCGTCACCATGGACCTCAACCGTGCCGACTTGGACGCGTACTACAACGGCTTCGCCAACCGCACGCTGTGGCCGCTGCTGCACTTCCGCCTGGACCTGGTCGACTACGACCGCGCCACCCGCGAAGGCTACCGCCGGGTCAACGCGATGTTCGCCGAGAAGCTGGCGCCGCTGCTGCGCGAAGACGACACGGTGTGGATCCACGACTACCACCTGATCCCGCTGGCCTCGCTGCTGCGCGAGCGCGGCATCGGCTGCAAGATCGGTTTCTTCCTGCACGTGCCGTTCCCATCGGCCGACCTGATCCAGGCACTGCCCGACCATGCGCGGCTGTTCTCCGGCTTCTACGCCTACGACCTGGTCGGCTTCCAGACCCAGCGCGACGTGGACCGCTTCCAGGCCTACGTGCGCCTGTTCGGCGGCGGCAAGGTGATCAAGGCCGGCGTGCTGGAAGCGCCCGGCGGGCGCCGCTTCCGCGCCGAGAAATTCCCGATCGGCATCGACACCGAACTGATCGCGCAGCAGGCGCGCGCGGCGGTGACCAAGCCGGCGGTGCGCGACCTGCGCAGCAGCCTGCGCGACCGCCAGCTGGCCATCGGCGTGGACCGGCTGGACTACTCCAAGGGCTTGCCCGAACGCTTCCTCGGATTCGAGCGTTACCTGGAACGGCATCCGGACCAGCGCGGCAGCCTCACCTATCTGCAGATCGCGCCGGTCTCGCGCGGCGACGTCGCCGAGTACAAACAGCTGCGCAACCAGCTCGAACAGATCGCCGGGCATATCAACGGCGGCCACGCCGAGCCGGACTGGACGCCGCTGCGCTACGTCAATCGCAACTTCACCCACGCCACCCTGACCGGCTTCTACCGCGCCGCGCAGGTCGGCCTGGTGACGCCGCTGCGCGACGGCATGAATCTGGTCGCCAAGGAATACGTGGCCGCGCAGGATCCGGAGAATCCCGGCGTGCTGGTGCTGTCGCTGCTGGCAGGCGCCGCCGACGAGCTGAAGGAGGCGCTGCTGGTCAATCCGCACGACCTGGACGGCGTGGCCGATGCGATCGCCACCGCCGCCTCGCTGCCCAAGGCCAAGCGCATCGAACGCTGGCAGACGATGATGGAGCACCTGCGCAAGAATGACATCGGCGTGTGGCGGCAGCGCTACCTGCAGGCGCTGGAGCGGCGCTGA
- a CDS encoding membrane-bound PQQ-dependent dehydrogenase, glucose/quinate/shikimate family, which translates to MFVAYAVVIALIGAALAAMGGRLVAVGGSWYYLLAGLALVVSGALLALGRRAGLWLFGLTLAATIAWALAEVGLDGWALIPRLAMISVLGLLLLPFWKVARRRLAPLSGLGYALVTGVLPVLGALLMLVPLFFPRTVELADPALAAQRPQAAFSRAMVSSPDGNVAANHDAGNWTAYAGSNLSNHYSPGAQITPDNVKDLKIAWEFHTGDLKPAGSKLGYAFQNTPLKVGDLVYICTPTQKVIAVEASTGKERWRFDPKTNPKAMAGVAATTCRGVAYFEATTPVAECAKRIFWPMVDGRLGALDAATGKLCESFGEHGYVDLNKDTGNTKPGFVGPTSPPVVMRGVVIQPTGQVRDGQERDAPSGVVRAFDALSGQLRWAWDLGNPAIAAAPPAGQTYTRSTPNVWSLMAADDALGLVYLPTGNASGDFFGKGRTPQEEEYTASLVAVDAATGKERWHFRTVNHDLWDYDIGPQPNLVDFPVPGGGTRPAVIQATKSGQVFVLDRETGKPIMPVQQIPVPQGTDHGDWTAKTQPVSPGMPNTVGAPSKGYETIVESDAWGITPFDQLACRIQFKQLRYDGMFTPPSLGGSLSFTGNHGGINWGGVSVDLQRGIMVMNSNRLPYTEHVYPRQKMAELGVVSVFNGKSKTPGYMAQEGLAYGARKEPWMSPLNTPCIAPPWGYLSGVDLRTQQVIWRRPLGTGYDQGPMGIPSKMKFELGTPNNSGSLATAGGVTFIGAALDNFLRGYDTQTGKLLWEVRVPAGPQAAPLSYTVNGKQYIVAAIGGHDRMETKPGDSVIAWTLPDAAPAK; encoded by the coding sequence CTGTTCGTCGCCTATGCCGTGGTCATCGCCCTGATCGGCGCCGCCCTGGCCGCAATGGGCGGCCGCCTCGTCGCCGTCGGCGGCTCCTGGTACTACCTGCTGGCCGGCCTAGCGCTGGTCGTGTCCGGCGCGCTGCTGGCGCTGGGCCGCCGCGCCGGGCTGTGGCTGTTCGGTTTGACCCTGGCCGCGACCATCGCCTGGGCGCTGGCCGAAGTCGGCCTGGACGGCTGGGCGCTGATCCCGCGCCTGGCGATGATCTCGGTACTCGGCCTGTTGCTGCTGCCATTCTGGAAGGTGGCGCGCCGGCGCCTGGCGCCGCTGTCCGGGCTGGGCTACGCACTGGTCACAGGCGTGCTGCCGGTACTGGGCGCGCTGCTGATGCTCGTGCCGCTGTTCTTCCCGCGCACCGTCGAGCTGGCCGACCCGGCACTGGCCGCGCAACGGCCGCAGGCCGCGTTCAGCCGCGCCATGGTGAGCAGCCCCGACGGCAACGTCGCCGCCAACCACGACGCCGGCAACTGGACCGCCTATGCCGGGTCCAACCTGTCCAACCACTACAGCCCCGGCGCGCAGATCACCCCGGACAACGTCAAGGACCTGAAGATCGCCTGGGAATTCCATACCGGCGACCTGAAGCCGGCCGGCTCCAAGCTCGGCTATGCGTTCCAGAACACCCCGCTGAAGGTCGGCGATCTGGTCTACATCTGCACCCCCACGCAGAAGGTGATCGCGGTCGAGGCCAGCACCGGCAAGGAACGCTGGCGATTCGACCCCAAGACCAATCCGAAGGCGATGGCCGGCGTCGCCGCCACCACTTGCCGCGGCGTGGCCTACTTCGAGGCCACCACCCCGGTCGCCGAATGCGCCAAGCGCATCTTCTGGCCGATGGTCGATGGCCGCCTGGGCGCGCTCGACGCGGCCACCGGCAAGCTGTGCGAGAGCTTCGGCGAGCACGGCTACGTGGACCTGAACAAGGACACCGGCAACACCAAGCCCGGCTTCGTCGGCCCGACCTCGCCACCGGTGGTGATGCGCGGCGTGGTGATCCAGCCCACCGGTCAGGTCCGCGACGGCCAGGAACGCGATGCGCCGTCCGGCGTGGTGCGCGCCTTCGACGCGCTCAGCGGCCAGCTGCGCTGGGCCTGGGACCTGGGCAACCCGGCGATCGCCGCCGCGCCGCCGGCCGGGCAGACCTATACCCGCTCCACCCCGAACGTGTGGTCGCTGATGGCCGCCGATGACGCACTGGGCCTGGTCTACCTGCCTACCGGCAACGCCTCCGGCGACTTCTTCGGCAAGGGCCGCACCCCGCAGGAGGAGGAATACACCGCCTCGCTGGTCGCCGTGGATGCAGCCACCGGCAAGGAGCGCTGGCACTTCCGCACGGTCAACCACGACCTGTGGGACTACGACATCGGCCCACAGCCGAACCTGGTCGATTTCCCGGTTCCCGGCGGCGGCACCCGCCCGGCGGTGATCCAGGCCACCAAGTCCGGCCAGGTGTTCGTGCTCGATCGCGAAACCGGCAAGCCGATCATGCCAGTGCAGCAGATCCCGGTGCCGCAGGGCACCGACCACGGCGACTGGACCGCCAAGACCCAACCGGTGTCGCCGGGCATGCCCAACACCGTCGGCGCGCCGAGCAAGGGCTACGAGACCATCGTCGAATCCGACGCCTGGGGCATCACTCCGTTCGACCAGCTGGCCTGCCGCATTCAGTTCAAGCAGTTGCGCTACGACGGCATGTTCACCCCACCCAGCCTGGGCGGCTCGCTGTCGTTCACCGGCAACCACGGCGGCATCAACTGGGGTGGCGTGTCGGTGGACCTGCAGCGCGGCATCATGGTGATGAACAGCAACCGCCTGCCGTACACCGAGCACGTGTACCCGCGGCAGAAGATGGCCGAGCTGGGGGTGGTCTCGGTGTTCAACGGCAAGAGCAAGACGCCCGGCTACATGGCGCAGGAAGGCCTGGCCTACGGCGCGCGCAAGGAGCCGTGGATGTCGCCGCTGAACACGCCGTGCATCGCCCCGCCGTGGGGCTATCTCTCCGGCGTGGACCTGCGCACCCAGCAGGTGATCTGGCGGCGTCCGCTGGGCACCGGCTACGACCAGGGTCCGATGGGCATCCCGTCGAAGATGAAGTTCGAACTGGGCACGCCAAACAACAGCGGCTCGCTGGCCACCGCCGGCGGCGTCACCTTCATCGGCGCGGCGCTGGACAACTTCCTGCGCGGCTACGACACCCAGACCGGCAAGCTGCTGTGGGAAGTGCGGGTGCCGGCCGGCCCGCAGGCCGCGCCGCTGAGCTATACCGTGAACGGCAAGCAGTACATCGTGGCCGCGATCGGCGGCCACGACCGCATGGAAACCAAGCCGGGCGACAGCGTGATCGCCTGGACCCTGCCGGACGCCGCGCCAGCGAAATAA
- a CDS encoding ATP-binding cassette domain-containing protein, protein MFELHQVTRRYGDALALDRVDLRIAPGRSTALIGPSGAGKSSVLRMLLGLEWPDAGEVRFHGEPLRRSTLLAQRRRIGYVIQEGGLFPHLSARDNAALLAQTLGWTRPQIDARLHELAALCRLPETLLARYPAELSGGQRQRVGLIRALLLDPPVLLLDEPLGALDPIVRHELQTQMRELFALLGKTVVLVTHDVAEAAYLGDTLVLMRSGRIVQQGSVRELLDAPAEPFVGQFLHAQRTLEDAR, encoded by the coding sequence ATGTTCGAACTGCATCAGGTCACCCGCCGCTACGGCGACGCACTTGCGCTGGACCGGGTCGATCTGCGCATCGCCCCGGGCCGCAGCACCGCGCTGATCGGCCCCAGCGGCGCCGGCAAATCCAGCGTGCTGCGCATGCTGCTCGGGCTGGAATGGCCGGACGCCGGCGAGGTCCGCTTCCACGGCGAGCCGCTGCGCCGCAGTACCCTGCTGGCGCAACGCCGCCGCATCGGCTACGTGATCCAGGAAGGCGGGCTGTTCCCGCACCTGAGCGCGCGCGACAACGCCGCGCTGCTGGCGCAGACCCTGGGCTGGACGCGGCCGCAAATCGATGCCCGTTTGCACGAACTTGCCGCGCTGTGCCGCCTGCCCGAGACCTTGCTGGCGCGCTATCCGGCCGAACTGTCCGGCGGCCAGCGCCAGCGCGTTGGCCTGATCCGCGCGCTGCTGCTGGACCCGCCGGTGCTGCTGCTCGACGAACCGCTGGGCGCGCTCGACCCGATCGTGCGCCACGAACTGCAGACGCAGATGCGCGAGCTGTTCGCGCTGCTCGGCAAGACCGTGGTGCTGGTGACCCACGATGTCGCAGAGGCCGCCTACCTGGGCGACACCCTGGTGCTGATGCGCAGCGGCCGCATCGTGCAGCAAGGCAGCGTGCGCGAACTGCTGGATGCGCCGGCCGAGCCGTTCGTCGGCCAGTTTTTGCACGCGCAGCGCACGCTGGAGGACGCGCGGTGA